A window from Erythrolamprus reginae isolate rEryReg1 chromosome 9, rEryReg1.hap1, whole genome shotgun sequence encodes these proteins:
- the RNPS1 gene encoding RNA-binding protein with serine-rich domain 1 isoform X2: MELSGMKKKSLLAIKENNKKSSTRAPSPSKRKDRTEEKSKDRSKDKPATKESGDKDRGRDKTRKRHSASSGSTTTRSRSSSTSSSGSSSSTGSSSGSSSSSASSRSGSSSTSRSSSSSSSSGSPSPSRRRHDNRRRSRSKSKAPKRDEKERKRRSPSPKPTKVHIGRLTRNVTKDHIMEIFATYGKIKMIDMPADRLNPHLSRGYAYVEFENPDDAEKALKHMDGGQIDGQEVTATAVLAPRPRPIPRRFTPPRRMLLPPPMWRRSPPRMRRRSRSPRRRSPVRRRSRSRSPGRRRHRSRSSSNSSR; encoded by the exons ATGGAACTGTCAGGAATGAAAAAGAAGAGTTTGCTAGCcatcaaagaaaataataaaaagtccAGCACTAG GGCTCCCTCTCCATCCAAGCGCAAAGACCGGACCGAAGAAAAATCCAAGGACCGGTCCAAGGACAAACCAGCCACAAAGGAGTCTGGCGACAAGGACCGTGGGCGTGACAAAACCCGCAAAAGGCACAGCGCCTCCAGCGGCAGCACCACCACCAG GTCTCGGTCCAGTTCCACTTCCAGTTCAGGGTCAAGTTCCAGCACTGGGTCCAGCAGTGGCTCCAGCTCCTCTTCTGCATCCAGCCGTTCGGGGAGCTCCAGCACTTCCCgtagctccagctccagcagttctTCAGGCTCTCCGAGTCCTTCCCGGCGTAGACATGACAATCGGAGACGGTCCCGTTCCAA ATCTAAGGCACCCAAGAGAGATGAAAAAGAACGGAAGAGGAGGAGTCCCTCTCCTAAGCCCACCAAAGTTCACATCGGGAGGCTTACCAGAAATGTCACAAAG GATCACATCATGGAAATATTTGCTACTTACGGAAAGATCAAGATGATCGATATGCCAGCAGACAGGCTCAACCCCCACCTTTCCAGAGGCTATGCCTATGTAGAGTTTGAGAATCCAGATGATGCTGAAAAAGCACTGAAGCACATGGATGGAG GTCAGATTGATGGGCAGGAGGTTACCGCCACAGCTGTTTTAGCTCCTCGTCCAAGACCTATTCCGAGGCGTTTTACCCCACCCAGAAGGATGTTGCTGCCACCCCCTATGTGGCGCCGCTCACCACCACGCATGAGGAGACG ATCTAGGTCTCCGCGGCGCAGATCCCCAGTTCGCAGGCGGTCCAGATCCAGATCTCCAGGGCGGAGGCGTCACCGCAGTCGATCCAGTTCCAACTCTTCTCGATAA
- the TELO2 gene encoding telomere length regulation protein TEL2 homolog, protein MDPILHDVRHTVKEAISTLYSSKDSAQIQKTLRAIRRYLEPSENPPSIKQKEEFTRHHFTAFVQCLLSNLSPDWPDQFPPEEAKELWASFFIDGPADQSFMVLLDAIISAEPSFHLNKAVDILEQFLEKSRLSALIWEICKQHTETSSPVLRETILHKVVCLPDLLGNKLQRDNRLAFYPQNYFPLLGMEIVQVMERISGSLRDGLDCSISFVSQVLGKVCVHGRQKEILGALVPHLTSRTQSDCIWQRICWRLFESVPDRWMEAVVCGLVQAVPGPSVLSRLLGNLVVKNKKAQFVITQKLLLLQYSFPTTVLQTLLGYLALDTTRRSLLTKILRELLETWSSSSAVKHSPAEQQLYISKAILLCLSHLEEEDIATSRQELLAILMEGMKCHLDSNLPRIRRMGMAVAEGVSSKITPEGPALVFQYEEDDEIKELKSLLTKRLGETSDFEPPDTRGSTSNVNSSVVPHTTMTPPHSDASEDPEKGAGSELDSDDDLVPYDMSQDKELKKTRAPTYIRDCFEILTGSEDAEKYEAALGVLETLIRRDAATAQEMSVELAKVLLHLEEKSYIEGFVGLRQGAMVALTITDPIRVAKYLTSEFYCLNYSLRQRMDILDVLAVSAQELSRPASSPSKPNANHPSIQIISHNSSSPDWKKVVDERIRNKTRRFAKGCRSQAEQSGTPNKFAPVAGHFFFPLLQNFDRPLTTFDLLGDDHLVLGRLAHTLSILVYFAANATVTPAMGKALLEFVWALRFHTDTYVRHGLLSSVSSILLSVPAEYLLDNMTEELLETRAWLADVAEKDPDGDCRHLALQSLLLLENLKKKLEATSLE, encoded by the exons ATGGATCCTATTTTGCACGATGTTCGTCATACAGTTAAAGAAGCAATTAGCACCCTATATTCTTCCAAAGATAGTGCCCAGATCCAGAAGACTTTGCGGGCAATCAGGAGGTATCTTGAGCCATCTGAAAATCCACCCTCCATAAAACAAAAGGAAGAATTCACCCGCCATCATTTCACTGCCTTTGTTCAGTGTCTGCTCAGCAACCTGAGTCCTGATTGGCCAGACCAGTTTCCACCAGAGGAAGCCAAAGAACTGTGGGCTAGCTTCTTCATTGATGGACCAGCAGATCAATCTTTCATGGTTCTACTAGATGCTATAATTTCTGCAGA GCCCAGTTTTCATCTGAATAAAGCAGTTGATATCCTGGAGCAATTCTTGGAAAAGTCCAGACTGTCTGCTTTAATATGGGAAATTTGCAAGCAACATACCGAAACCAGTTCCCCTGTTTTGCGTGAAACGATTCTCCACAAAGTTGTATGTTTACCTGACCTCTTAGGGAACAAACTCCAGCGAGACAACCGACTGGccttctaccctcaaaattatTTTCCACTGCTTGGCATGGAAATTGTCCAGGTGATGGAGAGAATTTCTGGTTCCCTACGAG ATGGCTTGGATTGTTCCATCTCCTTCGTATCTCAGGTTCTAGGAAAGGTCTGTGTACATGGAAGACAAa AAGAAATCCTGGGCGCGTTGGTGCCCCACCTAACCAGTCGCACCCAGTCTGATTGTATCTGGCAGAGAATTTGTTGGCGGCTGTTTGAGAGCGTGCCTGATCGTTGGATGGAAGCAGTGGTCTGTGGCTTGGTCCAGGCAGTCCCAGG GCCCTCTGTGTTGTCACGATTGCTGGGGAATTTGGTGGTCAAAAACAAGAAGGCCCAGTTTGTGATCACACAAAAATTGTTGCTGCTTCAATACAGCTTTCCG ACCACGGTGTTGCAGACTCTCCTTGGCTACCTTGCCCTGGACACCACGCGTCGTTCCTTACTGACCAAA ATTCTGAGAGAGCTGCTGGAGACCTGGAGTAGCAGCAGTGCCGTGAAACACTCGCCAGCTGAGCAACAGCTGTACATTAGCAAAGCcatccttctctgtctttctcaccTGGAAGAAGAGGACATCGCAACCAGCCGACAAG AGCTCCTTGCCATCCTGATGGAGGGGATGAAATGCCACCTGGACAGTAACTTGCCCCGGATCCGTCGGATGGGCATGGCCGTAGCAGAAGGAGTCAGCTCCAAGATAACACCGGAAGGGCCCGCCTTGGTGTTTCAG TATGAAGAAGATGATGAGATTAAAGAACTGAAATCCTTGTTAACCAAAAGGCTGGGAGAGACGTCAGACTTCGAGCCCCCGGACACTAG GGGCAGCACATCCAACGTGAACTCCAGCGTGGTTCCACATACCACGATGACACCACCACACTCAGATGCCTCTGAAGACCCTGAAaagggagctgggtcagaactcGATAG CGATGATGACCTCGTCCCTTATGACATGTCCCAGGATAAAGAGCTGAAGAAAACCAGAGCTCCCACCTACATCAGGGACTGTTTTGAaa TTTTGACGGGATCGGAAGATGCCGAAAAATACGAAGCCGCTTTGGGCGTCCTGGAAACTTTGATCCGGAGGGACGCAGCCACTGCTCAAGAG ATGAGCGTGGAACTGGCAAAAGTCCTGCTCCACTTGGAAGAGAAGAGCTACATTGAAGGGTTCGTGGGGCTTCGGCAAGGGGCCATGGTGGCTCTTACTATCACAGACCCCATCCGA GTGGCCAAATATCTAACTTCAGAATTCTACTGCCTGAATTACAGTCTGCGTCAACGGATGGACATCCTGGAT GTGCTGGCTGTGTCTGCCCAGGAATTGTCTCGGCCAGCTTCATCTCCTTCCAAACCAAATGCCAATCACCCCAGTATCCAAATCATCTCTCATAACTCTTCTTCTCCAGACTGGAAGAAAGTGGTGGATGAGAGGATCAGAAACAAGACCAGAAGGTTTGCAAAG GGCTGCAGGTCCCAAGCAGAACAGTCGGGCACTCCAAACAAGTTTGCTCCAGTTGCTGGCCATTTCTTCTTCCCACTTCTTCAGAACTTTGACAG GCCTCTGACAACCTTTGACCTCTTGGGGGACGATCACCTGGTCCTGGGACGACTGGCCCACACATTGTCGATTCTTGTGTACTTTGCTGCGAATGCCACG GTAACACCTGCAATGGGAAAGGCATTGCTGGAGTTTGTCTGGGCTCTGCGTTTCCACACCGACAC ATATGTGCGGCATGGCCTTCTGTCTTCAGTCTCCTCCATACTCCTCAGTGTACCTGCTGAGTACCTTCTGGACAACATGACGGAGGAACTTCTAGAGACTCGAGCCTGGCTGGCAG
- the RNPS1 gene encoding RNA-binding protein with serine-rich domain 1 isoform X1: MELSGMKKKSLLAIKENNKKSSTRAPSPSKRKDRTEEKSKDRSKDKPATKESGDKDRGRDKTRKRHSASSGSTTTRSRSSSTSSSGSSSSTGSSSGSSSSSASSRSGSSSTSRSSSSSSSSGSPSPSRRRHDNRRRSRSKSKAPKRDEKERKRRSPSPKPTKVHIGRLTRNVTKDHIMEIFATYGKIKMIDMPADRLNPHLSRGYAYVEFENPDDAEKALKHMDGGQIDGQEVTATAVLAPRPRPIPRRFTPPRRMLLPPPMWRRSPPRMRRRPPVNLFPFRSRSPRRRSPVRRRSRSRSPGRRRHRSRSSSNSSR; this comes from the exons ATGGAACTGTCAGGAATGAAAAAGAAGAGTTTGCTAGCcatcaaagaaaataataaaaagtccAGCACTAG GGCTCCCTCTCCATCCAAGCGCAAAGACCGGACCGAAGAAAAATCCAAGGACCGGTCCAAGGACAAACCAGCCACAAAGGAGTCTGGCGACAAGGACCGTGGGCGTGACAAAACCCGCAAAAGGCACAGCGCCTCCAGCGGCAGCACCACCACCAG GTCTCGGTCCAGTTCCACTTCCAGTTCAGGGTCAAGTTCCAGCACTGGGTCCAGCAGTGGCTCCAGCTCCTCTTCTGCATCCAGCCGTTCGGGGAGCTCCAGCACTTCCCgtagctccagctccagcagttctTCAGGCTCTCCGAGTCCTTCCCGGCGTAGACATGACAATCGGAGACGGTCCCGTTCCAA ATCTAAGGCACCCAAGAGAGATGAAAAAGAACGGAAGAGGAGGAGTCCCTCTCCTAAGCCCACCAAAGTTCACATCGGGAGGCTTACCAGAAATGTCACAAAG GATCACATCATGGAAATATTTGCTACTTACGGAAAGATCAAGATGATCGATATGCCAGCAGACAGGCTCAACCCCCACCTTTCCAGAGGCTATGCCTATGTAGAGTTTGAGAATCCAGATGATGCTGAAAAAGCACTGAAGCACATGGATGGAG GTCAGATTGATGGGCAGGAGGTTACCGCCACAGCTGTTTTAGCTCCTCGTCCAAGACCTATTCCGAGGCGTTTTACCCCACCCAGAAGGATGTTGCTGCCACCCCCTATGTGGCGCCGCTCACCACCACGCATGAGGAGACG CCCTCCCGTCAACCTGTTTCCTTTCAGATCTAGGTCTCCGCGGCGCAGATCCCCAGTTCGCAGGCGGTCCAGATCCAGATCTCCAGGGCGGAGGCGTCACCGCAGTCGATCCAGTTCCAACTCTTCTCGATAA
- the RNPS1 gene encoding RNA-binding protein with serine-rich domain 1 isoform X4: MAPSPSKRKDRTEEKSKDRSKDKPATKESGDKDRGRDKTRKRHSASSGSTTTRSRSSSTSSSGSSSSTGSSSGSSSSSASSRSGSSSTSRSSSSSSSSGSPSPSRRRHDNRRRSRSKSKAPKRDEKERKRRSPSPKPTKVHIGRLTRNVTKDHIMEIFATYGKIKMIDMPADRLNPHLSRGYAYVEFENPDDAEKALKHMDGGQIDGQEVTATAVLAPRPRPIPRRFTPPRRMLLPPPMWRRSPPRMRRRPPVNLFPFRSRSPRRRSPVRRRSRSRSPGRRRHRSRSSSNSSR, encoded by the exons GGCTCCCTCTCCATCCAAGCGCAAAGACCGGACCGAAGAAAAATCCAAGGACCGGTCCAAGGACAAACCAGCCACAAAGGAGTCTGGCGACAAGGACCGTGGGCGTGACAAAACCCGCAAAAGGCACAGCGCCTCCAGCGGCAGCACCACCACCAG GTCTCGGTCCAGTTCCACTTCCAGTTCAGGGTCAAGTTCCAGCACTGGGTCCAGCAGTGGCTCCAGCTCCTCTTCTGCATCCAGCCGTTCGGGGAGCTCCAGCACTTCCCgtagctccagctccagcagttctTCAGGCTCTCCGAGTCCTTCCCGGCGTAGACATGACAATCGGAGACGGTCCCGTTCCAA ATCTAAGGCACCCAAGAGAGATGAAAAAGAACGGAAGAGGAGGAGTCCCTCTCCTAAGCCCACCAAAGTTCACATCGGGAGGCTTACCAGAAATGTCACAAAG GATCACATCATGGAAATATTTGCTACTTACGGAAAGATCAAGATGATCGATATGCCAGCAGACAGGCTCAACCCCCACCTTTCCAGAGGCTATGCCTATGTAGAGTTTGAGAATCCAGATGATGCTGAAAAAGCACTGAAGCACATGGATGGAG GTCAGATTGATGGGCAGGAGGTTACCGCCACAGCTGTTTTAGCTCCTCGTCCAAGACCTATTCCGAGGCGTTTTACCCCACCCAGAAGGATGTTGCTGCCACCCCCTATGTGGCGCCGCTCACCACCACGCATGAGGAGACG CCCTCCCGTCAACCTGTTTCCTTTCAGATCTAGGTCTCCGCGGCGCAGATCCCCAGTTCGCAGGCGGTCCAGATCCAGATCTCCAGGGCGGAGGCGTCACCGCAGTCGATCCAGTTCCAACTCTTCTCGATAA
- the RNPS1 gene encoding RNA-binding protein with serine-rich domain 1 isoform X3 encodes MAPSPSKRKDRTEEKSKDRSKDKPATKESGDKDRGRDKTRKRHSASSGSTTTRSRSSSTSSSGSSSSTGSSSGSSSSSASSRSGSSSTSRSSSSSSSSGSPSPSRRRHDNRRRSRSKSKAPKRDEKERKRRSPSPKPTKVHIGRLTRNVTKDHIMEIFATYGKIKMIDMPADRLNPHLSRGYAYVEFENPDDAEKALKHMDGGQIDGQEVTATAVLAPRPRPIPRRFTPPRRMLLPPPMWRRSPPRMRRRSRSPRRRSPVRRRSRSRSPGRRRHRSRSSSNSSR; translated from the exons GGCTCCCTCTCCATCCAAGCGCAAAGACCGGACCGAAGAAAAATCCAAGGACCGGTCCAAGGACAAACCAGCCACAAAGGAGTCTGGCGACAAGGACCGTGGGCGTGACAAAACCCGCAAAAGGCACAGCGCCTCCAGCGGCAGCACCACCACCAG GTCTCGGTCCAGTTCCACTTCCAGTTCAGGGTCAAGTTCCAGCACTGGGTCCAGCAGTGGCTCCAGCTCCTCTTCTGCATCCAGCCGTTCGGGGAGCTCCAGCACTTCCCgtagctccagctccagcagttctTCAGGCTCTCCGAGTCCTTCCCGGCGTAGACATGACAATCGGAGACGGTCCCGTTCCAA ATCTAAGGCACCCAAGAGAGATGAAAAAGAACGGAAGAGGAGGAGTCCCTCTCCTAAGCCCACCAAAGTTCACATCGGGAGGCTTACCAGAAATGTCACAAAG GATCACATCATGGAAATATTTGCTACTTACGGAAAGATCAAGATGATCGATATGCCAGCAGACAGGCTCAACCCCCACCTTTCCAGAGGCTATGCCTATGTAGAGTTTGAGAATCCAGATGATGCTGAAAAAGCACTGAAGCACATGGATGGAG GTCAGATTGATGGGCAGGAGGTTACCGCCACAGCTGTTTTAGCTCCTCGTCCAAGACCTATTCCGAGGCGTTTTACCCCACCCAGAAGGATGTTGCTGCCACCCCCTATGTGGCGCCGCTCACCACCACGCATGAGGAGACG ATCTAGGTCTCCGCGGCGCAGATCCCCAGTTCGCAGGCGGTCCAGATCCAGATCTCCAGGGCGGAGGCGTCACCGCAGTCGATCCAGTTCCAACTCTTCTCGATAA